A genomic region of Magnolia sinica isolate HGM2019 chromosome 6, MsV1, whole genome shotgun sequence contains the following coding sequences:
- the LOC131248432 gene encoding serine/threonine-protein kinase Aurora-3, producing the protein MAKVPEEKSVPALPPWRLQDFEIGKPLGRGKFGKVYLAREKQSKYIVALKIIFKEQLEKYRLHHQLRREIEIQSSLTHPNVLRLFGWFHDEDRIFLILEYAARGELFKELRKSEYLSERRAATYIASLAKALAYCHEKHVIHRDIKPENLLLDLEGRLKIADFGWSVQSRTKRHTMCGTLDYLAPEMVTNKAHDYTVDNWTLGILLFEFLYGAPPFEAESQEDTFRRIVEIDLSFPPTPHVSAEAKDLICRLLVKDSLKRLSLEKILDHPWIIRNADPSGTCNEKGVESK; encoded by the exons ATGGCCAAAGTCCCTGAAGAAAAATCC GTCCCCGCCCTTCCACCATGGCGTCTCCAAGATTTCGAGATCGGCAAGCCGCTAGGACGAGGAAAATTCGGAAAGGTCTACCTCGCACGAGAAAAACAG AGCAAATACATCGTCGCACTCAAGATCATATTCAAAGAACAGCTGGAAAAGTACCGGCTCCACCACCAACTGCGGCGCGAGATCGAGATCCAGAGCAGCCTCACCCACCCCAACGTTCTCCGCCTCTTCGGTTGGTTCCATGATGAGGACCGCATTTTCTTGATTCTTGAGTATGCCGCTCGGGGAGAGCTCTTCAAAGAGCTTCGGAAGTCGGAGTACCTTTCAGAAAGACGGGCCGCCACG tATATTGCGAGTCTGGCAAAGGCATTGGCTTACTGCCACGAGAAGCATGTCATTCACAGGGATATCAAGCCCGAGAATCTGTTGCTGGATTTGGAG GGCCGACTGAAAATTGCAGATTTTGGATGGTCAGTACAATCCAGAACAAAAAGGCACACCATGTGCGGAACTTTGGATTATCTAGCACCAGAAATGGTAACAAACAAAGCACATGACTACACAGTCGACAACTGGACCTTGGGCATCCTCTTGTTTGAGTTCCTTTATGGTGCCCCACCTTTCGAAGCCGAGAGCCAGGAAGATACATTCAGAAG GATTGTGGAGATTGACTTGAGTTTTCCTCCCACCCCTCATGTGTCTGCAGAAGCAAAGGACCTGATATGTCGG CTTCTGGTGAAGGATTCTTTGAAGAGACTCTCCCTCGAGAAAATTCTAGATCATCCGTGGATTATCAGGAATGCGGACCCCTCTGGTACTTGCAATGAGAAGGGTGTTGAGTCCAAGTGA